A section of the Neorhodopirellula lusitana genome encodes:
- a CDS encoding tetratricopeptide repeat protein, producing the protein MNQVIAPEHPDVNAKKVAAKRPRDVETPHRPGLPVAIIRSIEQRDYGKACDQLRACPSSPLVAEALSVCLMRSDRVEEALNLLRTLVLNSSSTTLRPEATDSMLVNLATALMLKGIPSGAMETLSDIQDRNHPAAIQLRDAISNWCAGLSWWRRWDWKLNRIDPPNAIVPIDFEPGELTFALPVVEPFPV; encoded by the coding sequence ATGAATCAAGTCATTGCCCCTGAACACCCTGATGTCAACGCGAAAAAAGTGGCGGCGAAACGTCCGCGAGACGTCGAGACGCCCCATCGTCCTGGCCTACCAGTTGCAATCATCCGGTCCATCGAGCAACGAGACTACGGCAAGGCTTGCGATCAACTACGAGCTTGTCCGTCTTCGCCGTTGGTCGCGGAAGCTTTGAGCGTGTGCCTGATGCGATCGGATCGCGTCGAGGAAGCACTCAATTTGTTGCGTACCCTGGTGCTGAATTCCAGTTCAACCACGCTGCGTCCGGAGGCCACTGACTCGATGCTGGTGAACCTGGCAACGGCGTTGATGTTGAAAGGCATCCCAAGCGGTGCGATGGAAACCCTCAGTGATATACAAGATCGTAACCATCCCGCCGCGATCCAGCTTCGTGACGCGATCTCAAACTGGTGCGCCGGATTGAGTTGGTGGAGAAGATGGGACTGGAAGTTAAATCGCATCGATCCACCGAATGCGATCGTTCCGATTGATTTTGAGCCCGGCGAACTGACGTTTGCGTTACCAGTCGTTGAGCCGTTTCCAGTGTGA
- the hemG gene encoding protoporphyrinogen oxidase: MPSTSSPTRVQSRVAVIGGGISGLAAAHQLRKLDPTLDVTVYESASRLGGVIKTTEKDGFLIEGAADNFITTSPTAIELCKDLGLGDELIQTNSGGGGAMVVSHGKLEPIPPGFMVMAPSRIWPILSTKILSPMGKLRSGLELFVPRKKAEDDESLRSFICRRFGKEMFERLVQPLVGGIYTADPTRLSVAATMPRFLDMERDHGSLIRGMMAGRRKKTPDAEGRGGARYSQFMTLRGGMSRLIETLGSSLPTDHVHLNSRIEKISKVANGWSITHADGQETHADAVVMAAPANHAGEMLREVDAPMAQRLSDIEYASCAVVSLAFRRDQIRTPINSFGFVVPHIENHMILSCSFSSEKYAGRAPEGTVLMRVFVGGALQSGLLRLPDTQLTELAHWELAKLMDIEGEPVLRHITRQSHAMPQYHVGHKQRIAEINERLSDHPTLSLAGSSLSGVGVPGCIESGQKAATRIVEALKKSSENSRPTVSRREDAVKTQWSVVDARGVAS, from the coding sequence ATGCCCTCCACTAGCTCCCCCACCCGCGTTCAGTCCCGCGTAGCCGTCATTGGTGGCGGCATCTCCGGTCTCGCGGCTGCTCATCAACTGCGAAAACTCGATCCAACGCTGGACGTCACCGTTTACGAATCCGCCTCGCGACTGGGCGGCGTCATCAAGACAACCGAGAAAGACGGATTCTTGATCGAGGGCGCGGCCGACAACTTCATCACCACATCGCCAACCGCGATCGAGCTCTGCAAAGACCTCGGCTTGGGCGACGAGCTGATTCAGACGAACTCAGGCGGCGGCGGGGCCATGGTGGTGAGTCACGGCAAGTTGGAGCCGATCCCGCCGGGGTTCATGGTGATGGCCCCCTCGCGAATCTGGCCGATTCTATCCACGAAAATCCTATCGCCGATGGGCAAGCTTCGATCGGGATTGGAACTCTTTGTGCCACGCAAGAAAGCGGAGGACGATGAATCGCTGCGGTCATTCATCTGCCGTCGATTTGGCAAGGAGATGTTTGAACGCTTGGTGCAGCCCCTCGTGGGTGGAATTTACACCGCCGATCCAACGCGTCTGAGCGTGGCCGCGACGATGCCCCGGTTCCTGGACATGGAACGAGACCACGGCAGTCTGATCCGCGGCATGATGGCGGGTCGGCGGAAGAAGACGCCAGATGCCGAAGGACGCGGCGGTGCAAGGTACAGCCAATTCATGACGCTGCGTGGCGGGATGTCACGCTTGATTGAAACGCTTGGAAGCAGCCTGCCAACGGATCATGTTCACCTGAATTCACGTATCGAAAAGATATCCAAAGTCGCCAACGGATGGTCGATCACTCACGCGGACGGACAAGAAACGCACGCGGATGCGGTGGTCATGGCCGCGCCCGCGAATCACGCCGGCGAAATGCTCCGAGAGGTGGACGCCCCGATGGCGCAGCGTCTTAGCGACATTGAATATGCAAGCTGCGCGGTGGTGTCACTGGCGTTTCGTCGCGACCAGATTCGCACACCGATCAACTCGTTTGGATTCGTCGTCCCCCACATCGAAAACCACATGATCTTGTCGTGCAGTTTTTCGAGTGAGAAATATGCGGGACGTGCGCCCGAAGGCACCGTATTGATGCGTGTGTTCGTCGGTGGAGCATTGCAGTCTGGCTTGCTTCGTTTACCGGACACTCAGTTGACGGAACTGGCCCACTGGGAACTAGCCAAGCTGATGGACATCGAAGGCGAACCGGTCCTGCGTCACATCACTCGTCAATCACACGCCATGCCGCAGTATCACGTCGGCCACAAACAGCGGATCGCTGAGATCAACGAGCGTCTATCGGATCATCCGACGCTATCGCTGGCAGGCAGCTCGCTGTCGGGCGTTGGCGTTCCAGGCTGCATCGAAAGCGGCCAAAAGGCGGCGACAAGGATTGTGGAAGCGTTAAAAAAAAGTAGCGAAAACTCGCGACCAACCGTGAGTCGCCGAGAAGACGCTGTGAAGACGCAGTGGTCTGTCGTTGATGCCAGAGGTGTTGCTTCCTAG
- a CDS encoding TIGR04053 family radical SAM/SPASM domain-containing protein has product MISRPDSASVTSTRPAHIRSRKSFDHSPMLVFYELTRACDLVCLHCRACSQEQSDPNELATKQSKLLIDQLSEFPDPPMLILTGGDPLKRSDIYELIEYAVASGIDVSITPSPTPLVNRDSIRRLRDAGISRMAISVDGADAATHDATRGVAGSFDHSMKMLRIARELGVQTQINTTLTPGNVEQIEAMGDLFGTLDIALWAAFFLIPVGRATDMQRLNADQCEEAFARLRAQARVQPFMLKTTEAPHFRRYVIQNQSKQTDAEPRGFISAGVNDGKGVMFVSHTGEVFPTGFLPIHCGNFPSDNIVDVYQNSPTFRMLRDSDRLEGKCGVCEFRNLCGGSRARAFGVTGNPMAEEPDCNYIPPAFHGTAPCPPLAPPPAFSPA; this is encoded by the coding sequence ATGATCTCGCGTCCTGACTCGGCTTCTGTCACCTCGACTCGGCCCGCCCATATTCGTTCGCGGAAATCATTCGATCACAGTCCGATGTTGGTGTTTTACGAATTGACCCGGGCGTGCGATTTGGTTTGCCTGCACTGCCGGGCGTGTTCACAAGAACAGAGCGATCCGAACGAGTTAGCCACGAAACAATCAAAGTTATTGATTGATCAACTGAGCGAATTCCCGGACCCACCGATGTTGATCCTGACCGGTGGCGATCCACTGAAACGGTCGGATATCTATGAGCTGATCGAATACGCCGTTGCGAGCGGCATCGACGTGTCCATCACCCCCAGCCCCACTCCACTGGTCAATCGCGATTCGATCCGCCGTCTGCGTGACGCTGGGATTTCAAGAATGGCGATCAGCGTCGACGGGGCTGACGCGGCGACACACGATGCAACGCGGGGTGTCGCGGGTAGCTTTGACCACAGCATGAAAATGTTGCGAATCGCTCGCGAGCTGGGTGTTCAAACTCAGATCAACACCACCCTAACGCCAGGCAACGTTGAGCAGATCGAAGCCATGGGTGATCTATTTGGCACACTCGACATCGCCTTGTGGGCGGCGTTCTTTTTGATCCCCGTCGGCCGCGCCACCGACATGCAGCGTCTCAATGCTGACCAGTGCGAAGAGGCGTTCGCACGGCTACGCGCCCAGGCTCGCGTGCAACCATTCATGTTGAAAACCACCGAGGCACCACACTTTCGGCGTTACGTGATCCAGAACCAATCGAAACAGACCGATGCGGAACCTCGCGGCTTCATTTCGGCCGGTGTGAACGACGGAAAAGGCGTGATGTTTGTCAGCCACACCGGTGAGGTTTTCCCGACAGGATTCCTACCCATCCACTGCGGCAATTTTCCTAGCGACAACATCGTCGACGTTTACCAGAACTCGCCAACCTTCCGGATGCTTCGCGATAGCGACCGGCTCGAAGGCAAGTGCGGGGTTTGCGAATTCCGCAATCTTTGCGGCGGTTCGCGTGCCCGCGCATTCGGCGTCACCGGCAATCCGATGGCCGAAGAGCCTGACTGCAACTACATCCCTCCTGCCTTTCATGGAACAGCACCATGCCCTCCACTAGCTCCCCCACCCGCGTTCAGTCCCGCGTAG